A single Tenacibaculum sp. 190524A02b DNA region contains:
- a CDS encoding bifunctional metallophosphatase/5'-nucleotidase, with the protein MKKTFSYLLTFLIIVLQSCSSKKKLIASKEAQYHFKKDSSKTYFTVIQLNDVYEIAPIQNGKYGGMARVESIHQKILKEDENTMIVLAGDFLNPSLLGTIKVDGARVRGKQMVEVMNAMNFDLVAFGNHEFDLSHTHLQERLNESNFEWISANVLHNNSGKNHYFYKVKNGRKQNLEDSFIKEFKKPDGTILKVGFISVCIPSNPKSYVFYGDMFEEIKRAYNEIKPKVDIVLGLTHVKIEHDKKIAELLPNIPLIMGGHEHTNKYEKIGDVTIAKADANAKTIYIHRFEYDPLTKKVIVKSQLKEVNEKIESDESVKKIVDKWQTILHKKIKEVINNPEEAIYKVKTPLDARDTPIRSKQTNMGDVVTRAMSFSYNNVVDCALVNGGSIRIDDVLEGNITAVDIFRVLPYGGDVLKVELKGSLLKKVLDFGEKSSGTGAYLQRFRAEKQNGNWVINNELINKEKIYKVAFSDYLLKGFDIPFLSEKNPEVISVYKPNKNEIAVDIRKAVIEYLKSI; encoded by the coding sequence ATGAAAAAGACTTTTAGTTATCTACTAACATTTTTAATTATTGTACTACAAAGTTGTAGTAGTAAAAAGAAACTAATAGCATCAAAAGAAGCTCAGTATCATTTTAAAAAAGATTCTTCAAAAACTTATTTTACAGTTATTCAATTAAATGATGTGTATGAAATAGCTCCAATCCAAAATGGAAAGTACGGCGGAATGGCTAGAGTAGAATCTATTCATCAAAAAATATTGAAAGAAGATGAAAATACCATGATAGTATTAGCTGGGGACTTTTTAAATCCATCTTTATTAGGTACGATAAAAGTAGATGGAGCTAGAGTGCGAGGGAAACAAATGGTAGAAGTAATGAATGCTATGAATTTTGATTTGGTAGCTTTTGGGAATCATGAGTTTGATTTAAGTCATACACATTTACAAGAGCGATTGAATGAAAGTAACTTTGAATGGATTTCGGCAAATGTATTGCATAATAACTCTGGTAAGAATCATTATTTTTATAAGGTTAAAAATGGGAGAAAACAGAATTTAGAAGATTCATTTATAAAGGAGTTTAAAAAGCCAGATGGTACCATATTAAAAGTTGGTTTTATTAGTGTTTGCATTCCATCAAATCCCAAAAGTTATGTATTTTATGGAGATATGTTTGAGGAAATAAAAAGAGCGTATAATGAAATAAAACCTAAGGTAGATATTGTATTGGGATTAACTCATGTAAAAATTGAACATGATAAAAAAATAGCTGAGTTATTACCAAATATACCTTTAATAATGGGAGGGCATGAGCATACCAATAAATATGAAAAAATAGGAGATGTTACTATAGCAAAGGCAGATGCTAATGCAAAAACAATATATATTCATCGGTTTGAATATGATCCATTAACGAAGAAAGTAATTGTAAAATCTCAGTTAAAAGAGGTTAATGAAAAAATTGAATCAGATGAAAGTGTAAAAAAGATTGTAGATAAATGGCAAACTATACTTCATAAGAAAATAAAAGAAGTAATTAATAACCCTGAAGAAGCAATTTATAAAGTTAAGACTCCTCTAGATGCTAGAGATACACCTATTAGAAGTAAACAAACAAATATGGGGGATGTTGTAACAAGAGCAATGAGTTTTTCTTACAATAATGTTGTTGATTGCGCTTTAGTTAATGGAGGATCCATAAGAATTGATGATGTATTAGAGGGTAATATAACTGCTGTTGATATTTTTAGAGTTTTACCTTATGGAGGTGATGTTTTAAAAGTTGAATTAAAAGGTAGTTTATTAAAAAAAGTTTTAGATTTTGGTGAAAAATCATCTGGAACAGGAGCTTATTTGCAAAGATTTAGAGCAGAGAAACAAAATGGAAATTGGGTTATAAATAATGAATTAATAAATAAAGAAAAAATATATAAAGTTGCTTTTTCAGATTATCTTTTAAAAGGTTTTGATATTCCTTTTTTATCAGAAAAAAATCCAGAAGTTATCTCTGTTTATAAGCCTAACAAAAATGAAATAGCTGTAGATATAAGAAAAGCGGTGATTGAATATCTAAAAAGTATATAG